From Pseudomonas sp. G.S.17, the proteins below share one genomic window:
- a CDS encoding alpha/beta fold hydrolase gives MSETLVLEPIQATDACVIWLHGLGADRYDFMPVAEMLQETLLTTRFVLPQAPTRAVTINGGYAMPSWYDILAMNPARAIDHDQLEASALTVLNLVEAQRDSGIDPARIFLAGFSQGGAVILHAAFRRWQGPLGGVLALSTYAPTFNEQMMLSASQQRIPAYCLHGINDDVVQYGMGRDVYERLQTLGVTVTWQEYPMGHEVLPQEISDIGSWLSNKLR, from the coding sequence ATGAGTGAGACCCTTGTTCTAGAGCCGATTCAGGCAACCGATGCCTGCGTTATCTGGCTGCATGGTCTGGGCGCCGATCGTTACGACTTCATGCCCGTCGCGGAAATGCTTCAGGAAACGCTGTTGACCACCCGCTTCGTACTGCCCCAGGCACCGACCCGCGCGGTGACGATCAATGGTGGCTACGCCATGCCCAGTTGGTACGACATATTGGCGATGAACCCCGCACGCGCTATCGATCACGACCAACTGGAAGCCTCGGCGCTGACGGTTTTGAACCTTGTCGAGGCGCAACGCGACAGCGGCATCGACCCGGCGCGGATTTTCCTGGCGGGCTTTTCCCAGGGTGGCGCTGTGATATTGCATGCGGCCTTTCGACGCTGGCAGGGTCCGTTGGGCGGCGTACTTGCGCTGTCGACTTATGCGCCGACATTCAACGAGCAGATGATGCTTTCTGCCAGTCAGCAGCGCATTCCGGCCTACTGCCTGCATGGCATAAACGATGATGTGGTTCAGTACGGCATGGGACGTGACGTTTATGAGCGGCTCCAGACGCTGGGCGTCACCGTCACATGGCAGGAATACCCAATGGGCCACGAAGTGTTACCGCAGGAGATTTCCGACATCGGTAGCTGGCTAAGCAACAAACTTCGGTAA
- a CDS encoding PhoH family protein — translation MDDHGRTPSSNQPILYVLDTNVLIHDPNALLNFEEHRVAIPMTVLEELDKLKAGKHSVAAECRQAIRLIDKTLGDATPEEVELGVPIDRGTGVRKGFLSILMSKREEPNSLLPEHLNDNIIINQLIDLHTRDKDLRLVLVTKDINMRLKARACGIAAEDYSTDQLVDDVSMLSRGYHTMTGSFWDRVSKVETRQDHGRTWHRVQLTDNLPAVHINEFIIDEQGFVGWIKGIKSDELLILDMHQEPLMHQEAWGLKPRDIYQGLALFALLDPDIHLVNLSGAAGSGKTILALAAAIEQTMVSKRYRRIIATRSVQGLDQEIGFLPGTEAEKMEPWLGAITDNLEALHMDDENTHGSVDYILSKVPLQFKSLNYIRGRSFQQSLILIDECQNLTPHQMKTIITRAGAGSKVVCLGNLAQIDTPYLSATSSGLTYLTERFKDFPNGVHISLQGVPRSILAEYAESHL, via the coding sequence ATGGATGATCACGGACGCACCCCTTCCTCAAACCAGCCAATCCTTTACGTGCTCGATACCAACGTATTGATTCACGATCCCAATGCCCTGCTGAATTTCGAAGAACACCGCGTCGCCATTCCCATGACCGTCCTCGAAGAGCTGGACAAGCTCAAGGCCGGTAAACACTCGGTTGCCGCCGAATGCCGCCAGGCGATTCGCCTGATCGACAAAACCCTGGGCGATGCCACACCCGAGGAGGTTGAACTCGGCGTACCGATTGATCGCGGTACCGGTGTGCGCAAAGGCTTCCTGTCCATCCTGATGAGCAAGCGCGAGGAGCCCAACAGCCTTCTGCCGGAACACCTGAACGACAACATCATCATCAATCAATTGATCGACCTGCACACGCGCGACAAGGATTTGCGCCTGGTGCTGGTCACCAAAGACATCAACATGCGCCTCAAGGCGCGGGCGTGTGGGATCGCCGCAGAAGACTACAGCACCGATCAACTGGTCGACGACGTGTCGATGTTGTCCCGTGGCTATCACACCATGACCGGTTCGTTCTGGGATCGCGTCAGCAAGGTCGAAACCCGTCAGGATCATGGTCGCACCTGGCACCGCGTGCAGCTCACCGATAACCTGCCAGCGGTTCACATCAACGAGTTCATCATTGACGAACAGGGTTTCGTCGGCTGGATCAAAGGCATCAAGTCTGACGAGTTGCTGATTCTGGACATGCACCAGGAACCGCTGATGCACCAGGAAGCCTGGGGCCTCAAGCCGCGTGACATCTATCAGGGCCTGGCGCTGTTTGCCTTGCTCGATCCCGATATCCATCTGGTCAACCTGTCCGGCGCCGCAGGCTCGGGCAAGACCATCCTGGCGCTGGCCGCTGCCATCGAGCAGACCATGGTCAGCAAACGCTATCGCCGCATCATCGCCACCCGCAGCGTGCAGGGCCTGGATCAGGAGATCGGCTTCCTGCCCGGCACCGAAGCGGAAAAAATGGAGCCGTGGCTCGGCGCGATCACCGACAACCTCGAAGCCTTGCACATGGATGACGAAAACACCCATGGCAGCGTCGACTACATCCTCAGCAAAGTGCCGTTGCAGTTCAAATCCCTCAACTACATCCGGGGTCGCAGCTTCCAGCAAAGCCTGATTCTCATCGACGAATGCCAGAACCTGACGCCGCACCAGATGAAAACCATCATCACCCGTGCCGGTGCCGGTTCCAAGGTGGTCTGCCTGGGTAACCTGGCGCAGATCGACACCCCTTACCTGTCGGCCACCAGTTCCGGGCTGACGTACCTGACGGAGCGTTTCAAAGACTTCCCCAACGGCGTGCACATCTCGCTGCAAGGCGTGCCACGCTCCATTCTGGCCGAGTATGCGGAGTCGCATCTGTAG
- the moaC gene encoding cyclic pyranopterin monophosphate synthase MoaC produces MLTHLDSQGRANMVDVTDKSVTFREAVAQARIRMRPETLQMIVSGGHPKGDVFAVARIAGIQAAKKTSDLIPLCHPLMLTSIKVELSAEGEDTVLILARCKLSGQTGVEMEALTAASVAALTIYDMCKAVDRGMVIESVRLLEKLGGKSGHFIADESQAEA; encoded by the coding sequence GTGCTGACTCACCTCGATTCCCAAGGTCGCGCCAATATGGTCGACGTCACCGATAAATCCGTGACGTTTCGTGAAGCCGTGGCCCAGGCGCGCATTCGCATGCGGCCTGAAACCCTGCAAATGATTGTCAGCGGTGGTCATCCCAAAGGGGATGTGTTCGCCGTTGCGCGGATCGCCGGCATACAGGCGGCGAAGAAAACCAGCGATCTGATCCCGCTCTGCCACCCGCTGATGCTCACCAGCATCAAGGTCGAACTCAGCGCCGAAGGTGAAGACACCGTACTGATCCTCGCGCGCTGCAAATTGTCCGGGCAGACCGGCGTCGAGATGGAAGCCCTGACCGCCGCCAGCGTTGCCGCGCTGACCATCTACGACATGTGCAAGGCCGTTGATCGCGGCATGGTCATAGAATCCGTGCGTCTGTTGGAGAAACTTGGCGGCAAGAGCGGCCATTTCATAGCCGATGAATCGCAAGCGGAGGCGTAA
- the rhlB gene encoding ATP-dependent RNA helicase RhlB — protein MTVLKALKKMFGKSEAEQLAPSPVTSSPAPISPVADDSQDRHAQVSAAPSASVAVQESREESVKAEPVSSSKPKSERPRRERAPKPPVVVWNLADFVVEPQEGKTRFHDFDLAPELMHAIQDLGFPYCTPIQAEVLGFTLKGQDAIGRAQTGTGKTAAFLISIISQLTQTPPPKERYMGEPRALIIAPTRELVVQIAKDAADLTKYTDLNVMTFVGGMDFDKQLKQLEARHCDILVATPGRLLDFNQRGEVHLDMVEVMVLDEADRMLDMGFIPQVRQIIRQTPHKGERQTLLFSATFTEDVMNLAKQWTTEPAIVEIEALNVASEMVEQHIYAVAAADKYKLLYNLVTENNWERVMVFANRKDEVRRIEERLVRDGVNAAQLSGDVPQHKRIKTLEGFREGKIRVLVATDVAGRGIHIDGISHVINFTLPEVPDDYVHRIGRTGRAGASGVSISFAGEDDSYQLPSIEEKLGRKISCETPPAELLKPVVRKPAQPV, from the coding sequence ATGACCGTGCTCAAAGCACTTAAAAAGATGTTCGGTAAAAGCGAGGCTGAGCAGCTCGCGCCTAGCCCTGTTACATCCTCCCCCGCCCCTATCAGCCCTGTTGCTGACGATTCTCAGGATCGTCATGCCCAGGTTTCGGCTGCGCCCAGCGCATCGGTTGCTGTTCAGGAATCGCGCGAGGAGTCCGTCAAGGCCGAACCGGTCAGCTCCTCCAAACCAAAGTCCGAGCGCCCACGTCGCGAGCGTGCACCCAAGCCGCCAGTGGTGGTCTGGAACCTTGCAGATTTCGTCGTTGAGCCGCAGGAAGGCAAGACCCGCTTCCATGATTTCGACCTGGCACCGGAATTGATGCACGCGATTCAGGATCTGGGTTTTCCGTATTGCACCCCGATTCAGGCAGAGGTGCTGGGGTTCACCCTTAAAGGTCAGGACGCCATCGGCCGCGCCCAGACCGGTACCGGCAAAACCGCAGCGTTCCTGATTTCGATCATCTCGCAGCTGACCCAGACGCCGCCGCCCAAAGAGCGCTACATGGGCGAGCCTCGGGCGTTGATCATCGCGCCGACCCGCGAGCTGGTCGTCCAGATTGCCAAGGACGCCGCCGACCTGACCAAGTACACCGACCTGAACGTCATGACGTTTGTGGGCGGCATGGACTTCGATAAACAGCTCAAGCAGCTTGAAGCTCGTCATTGCGACATTCTGGTGGCAACACCGGGCCGTCTGCTGGACTTCAACCAGCGTGGCGAAGTGCATCTGGACATGGTCGAAGTGATGGTTCTCGACGAAGCCGACCGCATGCTGGACATGGGTTTCATCCCTCAAGTGCGTCAGATCATTCGTCAAACCCCGCACAAGGGCGAGCGCCAGACATTGCTGTTCTCCGCGACCTTCACCGAAGACGTGATGAACCTCGCCAAGCAGTGGACTACCGAACCGGCCATTGTCGAAATCGAAGCCCTGAACGTCGCCAGCGAAATGGTCGAACAGCATATCTATGCCGTGGCCGCTGCCGACAAGTACAAGCTGCTTTACAACCTGGTTACCGAGAACAACTGGGAACGGGTGATGGTCTTTGCCAACCGCAAGGACGAAGTGCGCCGCATCGAAGAACGGCTGGTGCGCGATGGCGTAAACGCCGCGCAGCTTTCCGGTGATGTGCCGCAGCACAAGCGCATCAAGACCCTGGAAGGTTTCCGCGAAGGCAAGATTCGCGTGCTGGTGGCGACGGACGTTGCCGGTCGCGGGATTCACATCGATGGCATCAGCCACGTGATCAACTTCACCCTGCCGGAAGTGCCGGACGACTACGTGCACCGCATCGGCCGTACCGGTCGTGCCGGCGCCAGCGGTGTGTCGATCAGCTTTGCCGGCGAAGATGATTCGTATCAATTGCCGTCGATTGAAGAAAAGCTCGGCCGCAAGATCAGCTGCGAAACCCCGCCAGCGGAGTTGTTGAAGCCGGTGGTGCGCAAGCCAGCGCAGCCGGTGTAA
- a CDS encoding amino acid ABC transporter permease, translating to MEKQIVAPKQKLSLSDPKVRAWLFQIITIVAVISMGWFLFDNTQTNLEHRGITSGFSFLERSAGFGIAQHLIDYTESDTYARVFVIGLLNTLLVSFIGIVLATLLGFIIGVARLSPNWMINKLATVYVEVFRNIPPLLQILFWYFAVFLTLPGPRQAHGYKEMFFVSSRGLNMPRALAADGAWPFIISIVLAIVAVVMMTRWANKRFEATGQPFHKFWVGLALIIVIPALCAAIFGAPVYWEMPELKGFNFVGGWVLIPELLALTLALTVYTAAFIAEIVRSGIKSVSHGQTEAARSLGLRPGPTLRKVIIPQALRVIIPPLTSQYLNLAKNSSLAAGIGYPEMVSLFAGTVLNQTGQAIEVVAITMSVYLAISISISLLMNWYNKRIALIER from the coding sequence ATGGAAAAGCAAATCGTCGCACCCAAGCAAAAGCTCTCTTTGAGCGACCCCAAAGTGCGCGCGTGGTTATTTCAGATCATCACCATAGTGGCGGTGATCTCGATGGGCTGGTTCTTGTTCGATAACACCCAGACCAACCTGGAACATCGTGGCATTACCTCGGGTTTCAGCTTTCTTGAGCGCAGTGCCGGGTTTGGCATTGCTCAGCATCTGATCGATTACACGGAGTCGGACACCTACGCTCGCGTATTTGTCATCGGTCTGCTTAACACCCTTCTGGTTTCGTTCATCGGTATCGTCCTGGCGACCCTGCTGGGCTTCATCATTGGCGTTGCACGCTTGTCACCCAACTGGATGATCAACAAGCTGGCGACTGTCTACGTTGAGGTTTTCCGGAACATTCCGCCGCTGCTGCAGATTCTGTTCTGGTATTTCGCGGTGTTCCTGACCCTGCCGGGTCCGCGTCAGGCGCATGGCTACAAGGAGATGTTTTTCGTCAGCAGCCGTGGCCTGAACATGCCAAGAGCGCTCGCCGCTGATGGCGCGTGGCCGTTCATCATCAGCATCGTGCTGGCCATTGTTGCTGTGGTCATGATGACCCGCTGGGCCAACAAACGGTTTGAAGCGACCGGCCAACCGTTCCACAAGTTCTGGGTCGGCCTGGCGCTGATCATCGTTATTCCTGCCTTGTGCGCCGCTATCTTCGGCGCGCCTGTGTATTGGGAAATGCCGGAACTCAAAGGCTTCAACTTCGTTGGCGGCTGGGTGCTGATCCCTGAACTGCTGGCCTTGACCCTGGCGCTTACGGTGTACACCGCAGCGTTCATCGCCGAAATCGTGCGATCAGGTATCAAGTCGGTCAGCCACGGTCAAACGGAAGCTGCACGTTCCCTGGGCCTTCGCCCTGGACCGACGCTGCGCAAGGTCATCATCCCGCAGGCTCTGCGCGTCATCATCCCGCCGCTGACCAGCCAATACCTGAACCTGGCGAAGAACTCCTCGCTGGCGGCCGGTATCGGTTATCCGGAAATGGTTTCCCTGTTTGCCGGTACGGTGTTGAACCAGACCGGGCAGGCGATTGAAGTCGTTGCCATCACCATGAGCGTGTACCTGGCGATCAGTATCAGCATTTCCCTGCTGATGAACTGGTACAACAAGCGCATTGCGCTGATTGAGCGGTGA
- a CDS encoding nucleotide sugar dehydrogenase — translation MRISIFGLGYVGAVCAGCLSARGHDVVGVDISAAKIDLINNGKSPIVEPGLEDLLAQGIRNGKLRGTTDFSEAIRATDLSMICVGTPSKKNGDLELDYIESVCREIGFVLRDKTSRHTIVVRSTVLPGTVANVVIPILEDCSGKKAGIDFGVAVNPEFLRESTAIKDYDLPPMTVIGEFDKASGDVLQSLYEELDAPIIRKDIAVAEMIKYTCNVWHATKVTFANEIGNIAKAVGVDGREVMEVVCQDKTLNLSQYYMRPGFAFGGSCLPKDVRALTYRASTLDVEAPLLNSLMRSNVSQVQNAFDIISSHDTRKVALLGLSFKAGTDDLRESPLVELAEMLIGKGFDLSIYDANVEYARVHGANKEYIESKIPHVSSLLNSDFDTVIGDADVIILGNRDERFRALANNAPAGKHVVDLVGFMTNATSESDRTEGICW, via the coding sequence ATGCGTATCAGCATCTTTGGTTTGGGTTATGTCGGTGCAGTATGTGCCGGTTGCCTTTCTGCGCGGGGTCATGATGTTGTTGGTGTGGATATCTCTGCAGCCAAGATCGACCTTATCAATAACGGCAAATCGCCAATCGTAGAACCTGGCCTGGAAGACCTCCTGGCGCAGGGTATTCGTAACGGCAAGCTGCGCGGCACCACAGACTTCTCCGAAGCCATTCGGGCCACCGACCTGTCGATGATCTGCGTCGGCACGCCGAGCAAGAAGAACGGCGATCTGGAACTCGATTACATCGAATCCGTTTGCCGCGAAATCGGCTTTGTTCTGCGCGACAAGACTTCCCGCCACACCATCGTGGTGCGCAGTACTGTATTGCCAGGCACGGTTGCCAACGTGGTTATCCCGATCCTGGAAGATTGCTCCGGCAAAAAAGCAGGCATCGATTTCGGCGTTGCAGTGAACCCTGAGTTCCTGCGTGAAAGCACCGCGATCAAGGACTACGACCTGCCACCGATGACCGTTATCGGCGAATTCGACAAAGCTTCCGGCGATGTCCTGCAGTCCCTGTACGAAGAACTCGACGCGCCGATCATCCGCAAGGACATCGCAGTGGCCGAGATGATCAAGTACACCTGCAACGTGTGGCACGCCACCAAAGTGACCTTCGCCAACGAAATCGGCAACATCGCCAAAGCAGTCGGCGTTGATGGTCGTGAAGTGATGGAAGTGGTTTGCCAGGACAAGACACTCAACCTGTCCCAGTACTACATGCGTCCAGGCTTCGCCTTCGGCGGCTCTTGCCTGCCAAAGGACGTTCGCGCCCTGACCTACCGCGCCAGCACCCTGGACGTGGAAGCGCCGCTGCTCAACTCCTTGATGCGCAGCAACGTGTCCCAGGTGCAGAACGCCTTCGACATCATCTCCAGCCACGACACTCGCAAAGTCGCCCTGCTGGGCCTGAGTTTCAAGGCCGGCACCGACGATCTGCGTGAAAGCCCGCTGGTAGAGCTGGCCGAAATGCTGATCGGTAAAGGCTTTGACCTGAGCATCTACGACGCCAACGTTGAATACGCTCGCGTCCACGGTGCCAACAAAGAGTACATCGAGTCGAAAATCCCGCACGTTTCGTCCTTGCTCAACTCGGACTTCGACACCGTGATTGGCGACGCTGACGTGATCATCCTGGGTAACCGCGACGAGCGCTTCCGCGCCCTGGCCAACAATGCGCCAGCCGGCAAGCACGTTGTCGATCTGGTCGGCTTCATGACCAACGCGACCAGCGAAAGCGACCGTACCGAAGGTATCTGCTGGTAA
- a CDS encoding amino acid ABC transporter substrate-binding protein, whose product MKMLKSTLAVVAAAAVLGVSSFAQAGATLDAIQKKGFVQCGVSDGLPGFSVPDAKGKINGIDADVCRAVAAAVFGDATKVKFSQLNAKERFTALQSGEIDILSRNTTWTSSRDAGMGLVFAGVTYYDGIGFLVNNKLGVKSAKELDGATICIQAGTTTELNVSDYFRSNGLKYTPITFDTSDESAKSLEGGRCDVLTSDKSQLFAQRSKLAKPGDYVVLPETISKEPLGPVVRKGDEDWFSIVRWTLFAMLNAEEAGVTSKNVEAEAKSTKNPDVARMLGGDGEYGKDLKLPKDWVVQIVKQVGNYGEMFERNLGKDTPLAIDRGLNALWNNGGIQYAPPIR is encoded by the coding sequence ATGAAGATGTTGAAATCCACCCTGGCCGTAGTGGCCGCCGCAGCAGTTCTCGGCGTGAGCAGTTTTGCTCAGGCAGGCGCGACACTGGACGCTATTCAAAAGAAAGGCTTCGTACAGTGCGGCGTCAGCGACGGTCTGCCAGGTTTCTCCGTTCCTGATGCCAAGGGCAAAATCAACGGTATCGACGCCGACGTTTGCCGCGCTGTTGCTGCTGCCGTTTTCGGTGATGCAACCAAAGTAAAATTCAGCCAGTTGAACGCCAAAGAGCGCTTCACCGCGCTGCAGTCCGGCGAAATCGACATCCTGTCGCGTAACACCACCTGGACCAGCTCCCGTGACGCTGGCATGGGTCTGGTATTCGCCGGTGTGACTTACTACGACGGTATCGGCTTCCTGGTAAACAACAAGCTGGGCGTTAAAAGTGCCAAGGAACTGGACGGTGCAACTATCTGTATCCAGGCCGGTACCACCACCGAGCTTAACGTTTCCGACTACTTCCGTTCGAACGGTCTGAAATACACGCCGATCACTTTCGACACCTCCGACGAAAGCGCCAAGTCCCTGGAAGGCGGCCGTTGCGACGTTCTGACCTCCGACAAATCGCAGCTGTTCGCACAGCGCAGCAAGCTGGCCAAGCCGGGCGACTACGTCGTTTTGCCGGAAACGATCTCCAAAGAACCTCTGGGCCCAGTCGTGCGTAAAGGCGACGAAGATTGGTTCAGCATCGTCAGGTGGACTCTGTTCGCAATGTTGAACGCCGAAGAAGCGGGCGTGACGTCGAAAAACGTTGAAGCCGAAGCTAAATCGACCAAAAACCCGGACGTCGCTCGTATGCTCGGTGGTGACGGCGAATACGGCAAAGACCTGAAACTGCCGAAAGACTGGGTAGTGCAGATCGTCAAGCAAGTGGGCAACTACGGCGAGATGTTCGAACGTAACCTGGGCAAAGACACGCCACTGGCAATTGATCGTGGTCTAAATGCTCTGTGGAACAATGGCGGCATTCAGTACGCTCCACCAATTCGCTGA
- a CDS encoding MoaD/ThiS family protein, with the protein MTLQVQYFARYRELLGLDGEQVTGDFATIDDLRQHLLQRDGAWQVLAEQSVMCARNQELCSLNEPLQAGDEVAFFPTVTGG; encoded by the coding sequence ATGACCCTGCAAGTCCAGTATTTTGCCCGTTATCGTGAACTGCTCGGCCTGGATGGCGAGCAAGTCACCGGCGACTTCGCCACCATCGACGACCTGCGTCAGCACCTGTTGCAGCGCGACGGGGCCTGGCAAGTGTTGGCCGAACAAAGCGTGATGTGCGCCCGTAATCAGGAACTGTGTTCGCTGAACGAGCCGTTGCAGGCGGGTGATGAAGTGGCGTTTTTCCCGACTGTGACGGGAGGCTGA
- the yaaA gene encoding peroxide stress protein YaaA, with product MLMVISPAKTLDFDTPPTTASFTQPQYLDHSQELITQLRELSPAQISELMHLSDKLSGLNAARFGSWNPAFTPENAKQALLAFKGDVYTGLQAETLSEAELTYAQNHLRMLSGLYGLLRPLDLMQPYRLEMGTRLANARGKDLYAFWGTRISEWLNEALAEQGDDLLLNLASTEYFSAVKRPALKARIIDTEFKDFKNGQYKIISFYAKKARGMMSRFVISEQINTPDALKQFDAQGYRYSSEQSTPTKLVFLRETPEY from the coding sequence ATGCTGATGGTGATTTCCCCAGCGAAAACCCTCGATTTCGACACCCCGCCGACCACTGCCAGCTTCACTCAGCCGCAATACCTGGACCACTCCCAGGAGTTGATCACCCAGCTGCGCGAGCTCAGCCCGGCGCAGATCAGCGAGTTGATGCACCTGTCCGACAAGCTCTCCGGCCTCAATGCCGCGCGCTTCGGCAGCTGGAACCCGGCATTCACCCCGGAGAACGCCAAGCAGGCGTTGCTGGCGTTCAAGGGCGATGTGTACACCGGGCTGCAAGCCGAAACCCTGAGCGAAGCCGAGCTGACGTATGCCCAGAACCACTTGCGCATGTTGTCCGGCCTGTACGGCCTGCTGCGCCCGTTGGACTTGATGCAGCCGTATCGGCTGGAAATGGGCACCCGACTGGCCAACGCTCGCGGCAAGGACCTTTACGCATTCTGGGGCACGCGCATCAGCGAATGGCTCAACGAGGCGCTGGCCGAGCAAGGCGACGACCTGCTGCTGAACCTGGCGTCGACCGAATATTTTTCCGCAGTCAAACGCCCTGCCTTGAAGGCCCGGATCATTGACACCGAGTTCAAGGACTTCAAGAACGGGCAGTACAAGATCATCAGCTTCTATGCGAAAAAAGCCCGAGGCATGATGAGTCGCTTCGTGATTTCCGAGCAGATCAATACACCCGATGCACTAAAACAGTTCGACGCTCAGGGCTATCGCTACAGCAGCGAACAGTCCACGCCCACCAAGTTAGTGTTCTTGCGGGAAACGCCCGAATACTAA
- a CDS encoding polysaccharide deacetylase family protein, protein MRKFLAVCACLFGLEAHAALPEVATIDRSAWPEALVTADLFDVASRAEILGFAHALYLSEGLDEEGLKKRLGLRYVNLQSLNLIRNRLWNRLLENYQSAQKSCPQDASFCVLVEDMDMLRARAAEFKIADDSFYAKWAAPSAAFHERYLNELLFQAALFPQTSSEIARYNSDELSGDAMADRTFQLNFDGGPTDADGGTDWLADFMRQQKMTATFFVLGKSLQERLEAGSVTALHSLYRLQCVGIQGWEYRSHSQWLEWQSSVLRSAGLTQQLLPDNYVPLFRPPYGHRRADSGQFFRDQNLRVSLWTIDAQDANGRLSAEQISDRIISLMLLWRRGTVVFHDASARVQSAVPLLLANTAQSELIWDDCRNIPESPAE, encoded by the coding sequence TTGCGTAAGTTTTTAGCAGTTTGCGCGTGTCTGTTCGGGCTTGAGGCTCACGCGGCATTGCCCGAGGTGGCAACCATCGATCGCAGCGCGTGGCCCGAGGCATTGGTCACCGCCGATCTGTTCGACGTAGCGTCGCGGGCCGAAATTCTCGGTTTCGCCCACGCGCTGTATCTCAGCGAAGGTCTGGACGAAGAAGGCCTGAAGAAACGTCTGGGCCTTCGGTACGTCAACCTTCAATCGCTGAACCTGATCCGTAACCGGCTCTGGAACCGCTTGCTGGAGAACTACCAGAGCGCGCAAAAAAGCTGCCCGCAGGACGCGTCGTTTTGCGTGCTGGTCGAAGACATGGACATGCTGCGCGCGCGTGCCGCCGAGTTCAAAATCGCCGATGACTCCTTCTACGCCAAGTGGGCGGCGCCCAGTGCCGCCTTTCATGAGCGTTATCTCAATGAGCTGCTGTTTCAGGCTGCGCTGTTTCCGCAGACCAGCAGCGAAATTGCTCGCTACAACTCCGATGAGTTGAGCGGTGATGCAATGGCGGATCGAACCTTTCAGCTGAATTTCGACGGCGGACCGACCGACGCCGATGGCGGCACGGACTGGCTCGCCGACTTCATGCGTCAGCAGAAGATGACCGCGACGTTTTTTGTGCTGGGCAAAAGCCTGCAGGAACGCCTCGAAGCCGGGTCGGTAACGGCCTTGCATTCCCTGTACCGACTGCAATGCGTGGGCATTCAGGGCTGGGAGTATCGTTCCCATAGCCAATGGCTGGAATGGCAGAGTTCAGTGCTGCGCAGCGCTGGCTTGACCCAGCAACTGCTGCCGGACAACTACGTGCCGTTGTTTCGCCCGCCGTATGGCCATCGCCGCGCGGACAGCGGGCAATTCTTTCGCGATCAGAATCTGCGTGTTTCGCTGTGGACGATTGATGCCCAGGATGCCAACGGTCGACTTTCCGCCGAGCAGATCAGTGACCGGATTATCAGCCTGATGCTGTTATGGCGACGCGGGACGGTGGTGTTTCACGACGCCAGTGCCAGAGTGCAATCGGCAGTGCCGCTGCTGCTGGCCAATACGGCGCAAAGCGAGCTTATTTGGGACGATTGCCGCAACATCCCTGAGAGCCCCGCAGAATAA
- the moaE gene encoding molybdopterin synthase catalytic subunit MoaE — translation MAIRVQAAPFDPGAEVNALHAANVGIGAVVGFVGYVRDFNDGRDVAGMFLEHYPGMTEKALAKIVEEAEQRWPLLRLEVLHRVGALEPGEPIVFVGVASAHRQAAFEACDFVMDYLKTRAPFWKKETTSDGPRWVEGRDSDHAAANRWK, via the coding sequence ATGGCGATTCGGGTCCAGGCGGCTCCTTTCGATCCGGGAGCGGAAGTCAACGCGCTGCATGCCGCCAATGTTGGCATCGGCGCGGTGGTGGGTTTCGTCGGCTATGTGCGGGATTTCAATGATGGCCGGGACGTGGCGGGGATGTTTCTCGAACACTATCCGGGGATGACCGAAAAAGCCCTGGCCAAGATTGTTGAAGAAGCCGAACAGCGCTGGCCGTTGCTCAGGCTGGAGGTGCTGCATCGAGTGGGCGCTCTGGAGCCGGGTGAACCGATTGTGTTTGTCGGCGTGGCCAGCGCCCATCGTCAGGCAGCGTTCGAAGCCTGCGATTTCGTCATGGACTACCTGAAAACCCGCGCGCCGTTCTGGAAGAAGGAAACCACTTCAGACGGGCCGCGTTGGGTAGAAGGGCGGGACAGTGATCATGCGGCGGCAAATCGCTGGAAGTGA